In Campylobacterota bacterium, one DNA window encodes the following:
- the lepA gene encoding elongation factor 4, with translation MDIRTLSDFDLKNFTPDRIRNFSIIAHIDHGKSTLADRLLEMAQTITSRHKIEQVLDKLQVERERGITVKAQTASLFYEYKGQVYLLNLIDTPGHVDFSYEVSRSLYACQGALLLVDAAQGVQAQTVANFYLAFEQELEIIPVINKIDMQNADPERVEHELERSFDMSQGEALRISAKTGLNVESIFESVIERVPAPVGNAAQPLKALLFDSWYDEYRGVVCLMKIVDGAVKKGDMVESAHTGQEYEVLDIGLMYPDVYQTGALYTGQVGYVITGMKTVKDARVGDTFYHVRKPVKPLPGFKPAKSMVFAGIYPVESSEFEHLRDAIEKLTLNDPSIHVEKESSTALGLGFRCGFLGLLHMDVFKQRLEQEYDADIIATTPTVLYRVKMTDGKEIVIENPSKFPDQVKIDHVLEPMVSAMIVTPKEYLGNIIKICQDRRGEQTEMTYMDEERIILRYKIPMSEIITDFYDKLKSMSAGYASFDYEEAPYQVSDLVKMNILLNGKPVDALSLIVHKTRVQTVGRALTEKLRKVIPRQMFEVAIQAAVGARIIARESVSALRKNVTAKCYGGDITRKRKLLEKQKEGKKKLKQVGNVELPQEAFLSILKYD, from the coding sequence ATGGATATACGCACGCTTTCAGATTTTGATTTGAAAAATTTTACTCCAGATCGTATTCGTAACTTCTCGATTATTGCCCACATTGACCATGGTAAGTCAACGCTTGCTGATCGTTTACTTGAGATGGCACAAACTATTACTTCGCGGCATAAAATTGAGCAGGTGCTTGATAAGTTGCAAGTTGAGCGTGAGCGGGGTATTACCGTTAAAGCACAAACAGCATCACTGTTTTATGAGTATAAGGGACAGGTTTATTTGTTGAACTTGATTGATACTCCTGGTCACGTTGACTTTAGCTATGAAGTATCTCGTTCACTGTATGCATGTCAGGGTGCACTGTTGCTTGTTGATGCTGCACAAGGTGTGCAAGCACAGACGGTGGCAAATTTTTATTTGGCGTTTGAACAAGAACTTGAAATTATTCCCGTCATTAACAAAATTGATATGCAAAATGCTGACCCTGAGCGAGTTGAGCATGAACTTGAACGTTCGTTTGATATGTCGCAAGGCGAGGCGTTGCGGATATCGGCAAAAACTGGATTAAATGTTGAAAGTATATTTGAAAGCGTTATTGAGCGCGTGCCTGCTCCGGTTGGCAATGCAGCTCAACCATTGAAAGCATTGCTTTTTGATTCATGGTATGACGAATATCGTGGAGTCGTTTGTTTGATGAAAATTGTTGACGGAGCGGTCAAAAAGGGTGACATGGTTGAATCGGCCCACACTGGTCAAGAGTATGAGGTGCTGGACATTGGTTTAATGTATCCAGACGTATATCAGACTGGTGCATTGTACACTGGGCAGGTGGGTTATGTCATTACTGGCATGAAAACTGTCAAAGACGCACGCGTTGGTGATACATTCTATCATGTCAGAAAGCCTGTTAAACCACTACCTGGCTTCAAGCCAGCAAAGTCGATGGTTTTTGCCGGCATCTATCCAGTTGAGTCTTCAGAATTTGAGCATCTGCGTGATGCAATTGAAAAATTAACGCTTAATGATCCAAGTATTCATGTTGAAAAAGAAAGCTCGACGGCTTTGGGACTTGGGTTTCGTTGTGGGTTTCTTGGCCTTCTACATATGGATGTTTTTAAGCAGCGGCTCGAGCAAGAGTATGACGCAGATATTATTGCAACCACACCAACAGTGTTATATCGCGTAAAAATGACAGATGGTAAAGAAATTGTTATTGAAAATCCATCGAAATTTCCTGATCAGGTGAAAATAGATCACGTCTTAGAGCCCATGGTTTCAGCCATGATTGTTACGCCAAAAGAGTATCTGGGCAATATTATCAAGATTTGCCAGGACCGCAGGGGTGAACAAACTGAAATGACTTATATGGATGAAGAGCGGATTATTTTACGATATAAAATACCGATGAGTGAGATTATTACCGATTTTTATGATAAACTTAAGTCGATGAGCGCTGGCTATGCGAGTTTTGACTATGAAGAAGCACCATATCAGGTATCAGATCTTGTCAAAATGAACATCTTACTTAATGGTAAGCCAGTTGATGCACTGTCGCTGATTGTGCATAAAACGAGAGTTCAAACAGTTGGGCGAGCATTAACTGAAAAGCTACGAAAGGTTATTCCCCGCCAGATGTTTGAAGTTGCAATTCAAGCTGCGGTTGGAGCGCGAATTATTGCTCGAGAGAGTGTTTCAGCGCTACGCAAAAATGTAACGGCAAAATGTTATGGTGGTGATATTACGCGTAAGCGTAAGCTCCTTGAAAAACAAAAAGAAGGAAAAAAGAAGTTAAAACAGGTCGGTAATGTTGAACTTCCTCAAGAGGCCTTTTTATCGATCCTCAAGTATGATTAA
- the ssb gene encoding single-stranded DNA-binding protein — protein MASYNRVIMMGNLTRDPEVRQIASGQTVCRLGLASNRQFKNRQTGMMVQEVCFIDVDVWGAQAESCGQYLSKGRPVLVEGRLKLDSWQDNDGNKRNKHSVVADRVTFLSGVQAEDGQEDQSFGGASSADGGQGEFAAESAAPKPVKKAAAKNSTSGEIDLKNEDPFEDDLPF, from the coding sequence ATGGCAAGTTATAATCGCGTTATTATGATGGGTAACCTAACGCGTGACCCAGAGGTTCGACAAATTGCATCTGGACAAACTGTATGTCGCCTTGGGCTTGCATCAAACCGTCAATTTAAAAATAGACAAACGGGCATGATGGTGCAAGAAGTCTGTTTTATTGATGTAGATGTATGGGGTGCGCAAGCTGAAAGCTGTGGACAGTACTTGAGTAAGGGCCGTCCAGTTTTGGTTGAAGGACGTTTGAAGTTAGACAGCTGGCAAGACAATGATGGCAACAAGCGAAACAAACACTCAGTTGTTGCTGATCGTGTTACCTTCTTGTCTGGCGTGCAAGCGGAAGATGGCCAAGAAGATCAAAGTTTTGGCGGTGCATCATCGGCTGACGGTGGGCAAGGTGAATTTGCAGCAGAGTCCGCTGCTCCCAAACCCGTAAAAAAAGCTGCAGCTAAAAATAGCACCAGTGGTGAAATTGATCTTAAAAACGAAGATCCATTTGAAGACGATTTACCGTTCTAA
- the lpxB gene encoding lipid-A-disaccharide synthase encodes MKKIFIVTGELSGDRVAAWYLNKRKQEGQLGSVHAVGGDNLLQAGAQLYERFEKLNVVGVTQIIKHLPFLLRFLGKLTAHIIDGQYDEVVLVDFPGFNLMLAKRLKKRAPNITITYVSPPQLWCWGAWRVKKIRRYIDSVVVLYPFEVDWYAARGIKASWIGLPMYQRLEPFFGVAAESDMQKIAVLPGSRTSEIETLLPLFLRSIQRLHAHLPDVRFVLPQASSISQKDIMGIAAKHELEHVFDYIDVVTGSESIMRELGRCSLALSKPGTSTLELALLGLPAVVVYKTSWLTYVLARPLVKVQWMSLPNLLLNKPVYTELIQWGCSPDNIAQVLFERYCAARDKTPAHQENMQDLRSLRMLLE; translated from the coding sequence ATGAAAAAAATTTTTATAGTCACTGGCGAACTTTCAGGTGATCGTGTAGCTGCCTGGTATCTGAACAAGCGCAAGCAGGAGGGGCAGCTTGGTAGTGTGCATGCTGTTGGTGGTGATAATCTTTTGCAGGCAGGTGCTCAGCTATATGAACGCTTTGAAAAACTTAACGTAGTTGGGGTGACACAGATTATCAAGCACTTACCCTTTTTACTTCGGTTTTTAGGCAAGCTCACTGCGCATATTATTGATGGGCAGTACGATGAAGTGGTACTGGTTGATTTTCCTGGGTTTAATTTAATGCTTGCAAAGCGGCTGAAAAAACGTGCACCGAATATAACCATTACCTATGTCAGCCCCCCGCAGTTGTGGTGTTGGGGCGCTTGGCGTGTAAAAAAAATTAGACGGTATATTGACTCGGTCGTTGTGTTGTATCCATTTGAAGTTGACTGGTACGCAGCACGGGGGATTAAGGCGAGCTGGATTGGTTTGCCAATGTATCAACGACTTGAGCCGTTTTTTGGTGTGGCTGCTGAGTCGGATATGCAAAAAATTGCTGTGCTGCCGGGTTCGCGCACGTCGGAGATAGAAACATTGTTGCCACTCTTTTTACGCTCAATTCAGCGTTTGCATGCGCATCTTCCTGACGTTCGTTTCGTATTGCCGCAGGCAAGTTCGATTTCGCAGAAAGATATCATGGGCATTGCTGCAAAGCACGAACTCGAGCATGTTTTTGATTACATTGATGTTGTAACCGGTAGTGAAAGCATTATGCGTGAGTTGGGCAGATGTTCACTTGCTTTGAGCAAGCCAGGCACTAGCACATTAGAGCTTGCCTTGCTTGGGCTGCCTGCTGTAGTGGTGTATAAAACATCCTGGTTGACCTATGTTCTGGCTCGTCCGTTGGTCAAGGTGCAATGGATGAGTTTGCCTAACTTACTCCTTAACAAGCCAGTTTACACTGAACTGATTCAGTGGGGATGCAGTCCCGACAACATTGCTCAAGTTTTGTTTGAGCGGTATTGCGCTGCACGTGACAAGACGCCTGCTCATCAAGAGAATATGCAAGACCTACGTTCGTTACGCATGTTATTGGAGTAA
- a CDS encoding arginine--tRNA ligase, protein MNVMLRLKQEIKVLMDRVFQVHADQLNAMEFKINFDREDEFGDVSCNVAMLCAKKLGKNPREIAARIKDELEKSDVKDLCQKVSIAGPGFINILLTPQAWIQLTCQLYQQHKGFFTLKAGEHHANCHLEFVSANPTGPLHLGSGRNAIIGDVLGRVLLFLGHSVHREYYINDAGNQMDLLAQSFRVRCYELLELPTESIPEGGYQGAYLIDIARECVTEFGKELMHKDDAFFLTYVKDHLLQMIEHDLRDYHVHFDKWFSERSLHEDGSLTDALQLLEDKELMYEKDGALWFKSSEFGDDKDRVVKKQDGSYTYIASDIAYHKKKFDGGYDIIIDVLGHDHHGYVRRLKATMKALGYDADRFDVILYQLVNITHAEQVVKMSKRSGNFATLREIIDAVGVDVARFFYLNRKADQQLDFDLSVALQKSDENPVFYIQYAYVRTNSVMAKAAQQSDELKQFVNQLEGRKLTDMVLKENLGTLQMSDCQLIKKIFSLHDILRVIAANYQVHLLSYYAWELAHTFHTYYANNRIIDPNDMTSTRMRLLMTHLVNQTLGLCLETLGLSKPEKM, encoded by the coding sequence ATGAATGTGATGCTCCGCCTCAAGCAAGAAATTAAAGTTTTAATGGACCGCGTATTTCAGGTTCATGCTGATCAGTTGAATGCAATGGAGTTTAAAATTAACTTTGATCGCGAAGACGAATTTGGTGATGTCAGTTGTAATGTTGCTATGTTGTGCGCAAAAAAACTTGGTAAAAATCCGCGAGAGATAGCAGCCAGAATCAAGGATGAGCTTGAAAAATCTGATGTTAAAGATCTGTGTCAAAAAGTTTCGATAGCAGGTCCAGGGTTTATTAATATTTTGCTGACGCCTCAAGCCTGGATTCAATTGACTTGCCAGTTGTATCAGCAGCATAAAGGATTTTTTACGCTTAAAGCTGGTGAGCATCATGCCAACTGTCATCTGGAGTTTGTCAGTGCAAATCCAACTGGCCCACTGCATCTTGGCAGCGGGCGTAATGCTATTATTGGTGACGTGCTTGGGCGAGTACTTTTGTTTTTAGGGCATAGTGTACATCGCGAATATTACATTAATGATGCAGGTAATCAAATGGATTTGCTTGCGCAATCGTTTCGGGTGCGTTGCTATGAACTGCTTGAATTGCCAACGGAGTCAATTCCTGAGGGTGGATATCAAGGAGCTTATTTGATTGATATTGCGCGTGAGTGTGTAACTGAATTTGGTAAAGAACTTATGCACAAAGATGATGCCTTTTTTCTTACCTATGTAAAAGATCATTTGTTGCAAATGATAGAGCATGATTTACGTGATTACCATGTTCATTTTGATAAATGGTTTTCTGAAAGATCATTGCATGAAGATGGTTCGTTGACGGATGCGCTGCAGCTGCTTGAAGATAAAGAACTTATGTATGAAAAAGATGGTGCTTTGTGGTTTAAATCCAGTGAGTTTGGTGACGACAAAGATCGTGTTGTCAAAAAACAGGATGGTTCCTACACCTACATAGCCTCAGATATTGCCTATCACAAAAAAAAGTTTGATGGGGGCTATGACATTATCATTGATGTGCTTGGTCATGATCACCATGGTTATGTTAGACGCTTAAAGGCAACTATGAAGGCGCTCGGTTATGATGCTGACAGGTTTGACGTAATTTTGTATCAGCTTGTTAACATAACGCACGCAGAGCAGGTTGTGAAAATGTCAAAACGCTCAGGTAATTTTGCCACACTGCGTGAGATTATTGATGCAGTAGGAGTGGATGTTGCACGTTTTTTTTACTTGAACAGAAAAGCTGACCAGCAACTTGACTTTGATTTGTCAGTTGCTTTACAAAAGTCTGACGAGAATCCAGTTTTTTATATTCAGTATGCCTACGTACGTACCAACAGCGTCATGGCAAAGGCGGCACAACAGAGTGACGAGCTCAAGCAGTTTGTTAATCAGCTTGAAGGGCGTAAACTTACAGACATGGTTCTCAAAGAAAATTTGGGGACATTGCAAATGAGCGATTGTCAACTCATCAAAAAGATTTTTTCGCTGCACGATATTTTGCGCGTTATTGCCGCAAATTATCAAGTTCACTTGCTTTCATATTATGCGTGGGAGCTTGCTCATACCTTTCATACCTACTATGCAAATAATAGAATTATTGATCCAAACGATATGACAAGTACGCGTATGCGCTTACTTATGACACACTTAGTAAATCAGACCCTTGGTCTCTGCCTTGAGACCCTTGGGTTGAGTAAACCGGAAAAGATGTAA
- a CDS encoding CDP-alcohol phosphatidyltransferase family protein, with product MYQVLYGRKWWLIVANGLTLTRLFLTPIIVFSMYKQQWNRACALFFVAAITDILDGFCAKRFGAQSKFGKLLDPFADKVLLISSFFSFIVWGGQWLALPRWFFALLLCREVIIVSGTCFLLFSKPHLRLQPHVLGKLTTLLQILFIAWLFVHHFYNLHFQALNTVLIGVLSVVAMVSLMVYIRIGVLHYRS from the coding sequence GTGTATCAAGTACTTTACGGACGTAAGTGGTGGCTCATTGTTGCAAATGGTTTAACCCTTACGCGTCTTTTCCTTACTCCCATCATTGTTTTTTCGATGTATAAACAGCAGTGGAACCGTGCTTGTGCGCTTTTTTTTGTCGCAGCTATTACCGACATACTTGATGGCTTTTGTGCTAAGCGATTTGGTGCACAAAGTAAGTTTGGCAAGCTGCTTGATCCGTTCGCCGACAAGGTCTTGCTTATTAGTTCATTTTTTTCGTTCATTGTGTGGGGTGGGCAGTGGCTTGCATTGCCTCGCTGGTTTTTTGCGCTTTTGCTGTGTCGTGAAGTAATTATTGTGAGCGGAACCTGTTTTTTGTTATTTTCAAAACCGCACCTTCGCCTGCAGCCACATGTGCTTGGTAAGCTAACAACATTGCTACAGATTTTGTTTATTGCTTGGCTGTTTGTACATCATTTTTATAACTTACACTTTCAGGCTTTAAATACTGTTTTGATTGGAGTGCTCAGCGTCGTGGCTATGGTGTCATTAATGGTGTACATAAGGATAGGCGTTTTGCACTACAGGAGTTGA
- a CDS encoding DEAD/DEAH box helicase, translating to MNDISFSSLPISPEVLQAVSDMGFTQPSPIQIAAIPSLANGLDVIGQAMTGTGKTAAFAIPLIDKIDPTIKKPQALILCPTRELCVQVAQEIEKLARHKQKIKALAIYGGQSITNQIHDLKKGAHIIIGTPGRTLDHLRRKTLKLTEVSIVVLDEADEMLDMGFRDDIQAILSDTPAERQTVLFSATMSSDIKQLAKRFQKNPHTIKVSKENQAKNSISQYYYHVAQRSKADLLMRILDLHENALCVIFCNTKNDVDVLFDKLTSHNYSTEALHGDMNQTRRNRVMSKFKDGKVNVLLATDVAARGIDVPGIELVVNYELPKDEESYVHRIGRTGRAGLSGKAISLVSGQSIYRIKRLMSYTNSQISQLEIPSIEEIEIVKTQKVIKALQSVLKSEHTNIEHYKELLAQTNSENISVIDLAAAFLRMKLRGLSKEIFVDEVSSHQRPRSGNNRRFSRSGGGPRFRRGGNNGDRSRNSGGGASRRGYSRRAAY from the coding sequence ATGAACGACATTTCGTTTTCTTCTCTTCCTATCAGTCCCGAAGTTTTACAAGCTGTCAGCGACATGGGTTTTACACAGCCTTCACCAATTCAAATAGCAGCAATCCCCTCCCTTGCCAATGGTCTTGACGTTATCGGACAAGCAATGACAGGTACGGGTAAAACAGCGGCTTTTGCAATCCCATTAATTGACAAGATAGACCCTACAATCAAAAAGCCTCAGGCACTTATTTTGTGCCCAACCCGTGAACTTTGTGTACAAGTTGCACAGGAAATTGAAAAATTGGCACGCCACAAACAAAAAATTAAAGCGCTTGCTATCTATGGTGGACAATCAATTACCAATCAGATTCATGACCTAAAAAAAGGTGCGCACATCATCATCGGTACACCGGGTAGAACGCTGGACCATCTAAGGCGCAAGACATTAAAATTAACAGAAGTAAGCATCGTCGTGCTTGATGAAGCTGATGAGATGCTTGACATGGGCTTTCGTGACGACATCCAGGCTATTTTGTCTGACACCCCAGCAGAGCGTCAAACCGTTTTATTCTCTGCAACTATGTCTTCAGACATTAAGCAGCTGGCAAAACGCTTTCAAAAAAATCCGCATACTATCAAGGTAAGCAAAGAAAATCAGGCAAAAAACAGCATTAGTCAGTATTACTACCACGTTGCACAACGCTCAAAGGCTGACTTGCTTATGCGCATTTTGGATCTACATGAAAACGCTCTGTGCGTAATATTTTGCAACACCAAAAACGATGTTGATGTTTTATTCGACAAACTTACTTCACATAACTATAGCACAGAAGCACTTCACGGCGATATGAATCAAACTCGTCGAAACCGTGTTATGAGCAAGTTCAAAGACGGCAAGGTTAACGTATTATTGGCGACTGACGTTGCAGCACGTGGCATTGACGTGCCTGGCATTGAGCTTGTTGTTAACTACGAGCTCCCCAAAGATGAAGAATCTTACGTACACCGTATCGGTCGTACGGGCCGAGCCGGACTAAGTGGGAAGGCAATCAGTCTTGTCTCTGGGCAAAGTATTTATCGCATTAAACGTTTAATGAGCTATACCAATAGTCAAATATCTCAACTCGAAATTCCAAGCATCGAAGAAATTGAGATCGTCAAAACACAAAAAGTTATCAAAGCTCTTCAGAGTGTCTTAAAAAGCGAGCATACAAACATCGAGCATTACAAAGAACTTCTCGCTCAAACCAACAGCGAAAATATCAGCGTTATTGATTTAGCTGCAGCATTCCTGCGTATGAAACTCAGGGGCCTTAGCAAAGAGATTTTCGTTGATGAGGTTTCATCACACCAACGCCCACGCTCGGGCAATAACAGACGCTTTTCTCGTTCTGGCGGCGGGCCACGTTTTAGGCGCGGTGGCAATAATGGTGATCGTAGTAGAAACTCCGGCGGTGGTGCAAGCAGACGTGGATATTCTCGACGCGCCGCTTATTAA
- a CDS encoding MerR family transcriptional regulator: protein MKRRKGFYSISVVAKMFSVHQQTIRMYEKEGLICPKRSNGNTRLFSEEDVDRLEEVIYLTHKLGVNLAGVEMILKLRKKMKRMQDEMNKMFEQTHGQLELEQKELAMSGKEQAQRLVAIKAENVKKARSSSIDIRDLLERDQINEQKDQPTETQNIIDDWQIDYDQD, encoded by the coding sequence ATGAAAAGAAGAAAAGGGTTTTATTCAATATCAGTTGTTGCAAAGATGTTTTCAGTACATCAGCAAACAATTCGTATGTATGAAAAGGAAGGGCTTATTTGCCCAAAGCGTTCTAATGGTAACACCCGTTTGTTTTCAGAAGAAGATGTTGATCGCCTTGAGGAAGTAATTTACCTGACACATAAACTTGGGGTTAATCTTGCCGGTGTAGAAATGATTTTAAAGCTCAGAAAAAAAATGAAGCGCATGCAAGATGAAATGAATAAAATGTTTGAGCAGACTCATGGTCAGCTAGAATTGGAGCAAAAAGAGCTTGCTATGAGTGGCAAAGAGCAGGCTCAGCGGCTGGTTGCTATCAAGGCTGAAAATGTTAAAAAGGCTCGTTCTAGTTCAATTGATATTCGTGATTTACTTGAAAGAGATCAAATAAACGAGCAAAAAGATCAGCCAACTGAAACGCAGAATATTATTGATGATTGGCAGATTGATTACGACCAAGATTAA
- a CDS encoding zinc metalloprotease HtpX — MFFNQLKTAVLLASLSGMLLLFGYWMGGNHGIVMALILSLMMNFLTYFFSDKMVLALYGAKPLDRVQYGYIYDIVQELCHNANMPVPKLWFVDSSMANAFATGRNPSHSSVAVTRGILDLLEEHELRGVLAHEISHIKNRDILVGTIAATIATAIGYLAHMMRWTVFLGAHRDREGRGGIGALLAAIIMPIAAMFIQLAISRSREYLADESGAKCSHDPLALASALEKLSTGAQHAKREPGSPAEAATASLFIVYPFTAKGLFQLFSTHPPMEKRIARLRAMATGRKV, encoded by the coding sequence ATGTTTTTTAATCAACTAAAGACAGCAGTATTGCTTGCAAGTCTAAGTGGTATGCTCTTACTGTTTGGGTATTGGATGGGTGGAAACCACGGCATTGTCATGGCACTTATTCTTTCACTCATGATGAATTTTTTGACCTATTTTTTCTCAGATAAAATGGTACTTGCCCTGTATGGTGCCAAGCCTCTCGATCGTGTGCAATATGGCTATATTTACGACATTGTTCAAGAGCTTTGTCACAACGCAAATATGCCTGTACCAAAGCTGTGGTTTGTTGACAGTTCAATGGCTAATGCTTTTGCGACTGGCAGAAACCCAAGCCATTCTTCAGTTGCTGTGACGCGTGGTATTCTCGATTTGCTTGAGGAGCACGAACTTCGTGGCGTACTTGCTCACGAGATATCTCATATTAAAAATAGAGACATTTTGGTGGGAACAATTGCAGCAACGATTGCAACTGCTATTGGCTACCTTGCACATATGATGCGTTGGACAGTTTTTCTGGGAGCTCATCGTGACCGTGAGGGTCGTGGTGGCATCGGGGCGTTGCTTGCGGCTATCATTATGCCAATAGCTGCCATGTTTATTCAGCTTGCTATTTCACGCTCTCGTGAGTACCTGGCTGATGAGTCGGGTGCAAAATGCAGTCATGATCCGCTTGCGCTTGCATCAGCACTTGAAAAATTGAGCACAGGTGCGCAGCACGCTAAGCGTGAGCCAGGCTCTCCTGCTGAGGCAGCGACAGCAAGCTTATTCATCGTGTATCCATTTACCGCTAAGGGGTTGTTTCAGTTATTCTCAACCCATCCTCCTATGGAAAAGCGTATTGCACGATTGCGTGCCATGGCCACAGGCAGAAAAGTATAA
- a CDS encoding divalent-cation tolerance protein CutA: MKEGVIGYIPTASKQEACSLASSLLEKKLIACANILEGVSMYNWQDKPKREDECLLLVKTSHEQYDQMCEAVKSLHSYDLACIIKIPVQMDDQYFAWLEKQVK; the protein is encoded by the coding sequence ATGAAAGAGGGTGTTATTGGTTATATCCCAACAGCAAGTAAGCAAGAAGCATGCTCATTAGCTTCTAGTCTTTTGGAAAAAAAACTCATAGCGTGCGCGAATATTTTGGAAGGCGTGAGTATGTATAACTGGCAAGACAAGCCGAAAAGGGAAGATGAGTGCCTGTTGCTTGTTAAAACATCGCATGAGCAGTATGACCAAATGTGTGAAGCGGTAAAAAGTTTGCATAGTTATGATCTTGCATGCATCATAAAAATACCCGTTCAAATGGATGATCAGTATTTTGCGTGGCTTGAAAAGCAAGTCAAATAA